Proteins encoded together in one Coffea arabica cultivar ET-39 chromosome 2c, Coffea Arabica ET-39 HiFi, whole genome shotgun sequence window:
- the LOC113725650 gene encoding uncharacterized protein, with translation MGNCSGTQKKSTAEIIPSELFSKGGAQTQKKSTLESIPIPFPSELVSKTPPVVKLYGPPNSTATFYIRFAILYKPVSLQYTPSEIVESPVLYCDSDVVSGSAEEIFRYLDWKFPEPALLVGRDGKHVNSFGWFDKTTPLVVWVVNLQHRSMMWHLERMVRWGEDLAARGGRTKGDAAMGSPRMEMNKFGRNYGQLMEVMLEHARMEERVVFPILDKADRGLSKAANEEHARDLPIMNGIKEDIKSIGVLDLGSPVYQEALFNLANRFKMLKNNCQQHFEEEERELLPYMEAADIGKVQQGKLLEQCLEAMRETHTHQFRFFLEGLLPQDAVHYLDMIIKSSDNNRVSLMLHLIVE, from the exons ATGGGAAATTGTTCTGGAACCCAGAAGAAATCAACCGCAGAAATCATCCCATCTGAGCTGTTTAGTAAAGGAGGAGCCCAGACCCAGAAGAAATCCACCCTTGAAAGTATCCCAATCCCTTTCCCATCTGAGCTGGTTAGTAAGACCCCCCCAGTCGTCAAGCTGTACGGACCACCCAACAGCACCGCCACATTTTACATAAGATTTGCCATTCTCTACAAGCCCGTGTCATTGCAGTACACTCCCTCTGAAATAGTCGAGTCCCCGGTTTTGTACTGCGACTCCGACGTTGTATCGGGGTCGGCGGAGGAGATATTTCGGTACTTGGACTGGAAGTTCCCGGAGCCGGCATTGTTGGTGGGGAGAGATGGGAAGCATGTGAATTCGTTCGGTTGGTTCGATAAGACGACGCCGTTGGTGGTGTGGGTGGTGAATCTGCAGCACAGGAGTATGATGTGGCACTTGGAGAGGATGGTGAGGTGGGGGGAGGACTTGGCGGCGCGCGGTGGCCGGACCAAAGGGGACGCGGCGATGGGGAGTCCGAGGATGGAGATGAACAAGTTTGGGAGGAATTATGGGCAGCTGATGGAGGTGATGCTGGAGCATGCTCGGATGGAGGAGAGAGTTGTCTTTCCCATATTGGATAAAGCTGATCGAG GATTGTCCAAAGCTGCGAATGAAGAACATGCAAGGGACCTGCCTATAATGAATGGCATCAAAGAAGATATCAAGTCTATTGGTGTTCTGGATTTGGGAAGCCCTGTCTACCAAGAGGCCCTCTTCAACCTTGCTAACCGGTTCAAGATGTTAAAG AATAACTGCCAGCAACATTTTGAGGAGGAGGAGAGGGAATTACTACCATATATGGAAGCAGCAGACATAGGAAAAGTGCAGCAGGGAAAATTACTGGAACAGTGTCTGGAAGCTATGCGTGAGACGCACACTCATCAGTTTCGCTTTTTCTTGGAAGGACTTCTACCTCAGGATGCTGTCCATTACCTGGACATGATAATCAAGTCCAGTGATAACAATCGAGTATCGTTAATGCTCCACTTGATTGTTGAGTAA
- the LOC113725651 gene encoding ribonuclease H2 subunit A-like gives MRSEAALPKWASKPCMMGIDEAGRGPVLGPMVYGCVYCACSYQKALSTLNFADSKTLKEEKREELFENLKTDESIGWAVDVIDPRELSSKMLKKHKINLNEISHDSAIGLVSRVLNLGVLLTEVYVDTVGDAEKYRIKLSERFPSIKFVVAKKADSIYPVVSGASIVAKVTRDRALRDWVLDETAENMHRNFGSGYPGDPETKSWLDDHKHSVFGFPTLVRFSWGTCTSYSKHLVEVLWESDAADEDGLSERTRKRQLKLTNVGFTASKRKSEEIESSGKGRCKFFQARKLELLSEF, from the exons ATGAGATCGGAAGCAGCTCTGCCGAAATGGGCATCGAAGCCTTGCATGATGGGAATCGATGAAGCTGGCCGCGGCCCTGTTTTAG GACCTATGGTTTATGGATGCGTGTACTGTGCTTGCTCATATCAGAAGGCGCTTTCCACATTGAACTTTGCAG ATTCAAAAACtttgaaagaagaaaagagggaggagtTATTTGAGAATCTGAAAACTGATGAATCCATTGGTTGGGCTGTGGATGTGATAGATCCAAGGGAGCTCTCCTCTAAAATGTTAAAGAA ACATAAAATAAACCTGAACGAAATATCACATGATTCTGCCATTGGCCTCGTCAGCAGAGTGCTCAACCTGGGTGTTCTTCTTACTGAG GTCTATGTGGACACAGTGGGAGATGCTGAAAAATACAGGATCAAGCTTTCTGAAAGATTTCCATCAATTAAATTTGTAGTTGCCAAGAAGGCTGATAGTATCTACCCCGTTGTAAGTGGAGCAAGTATAGTTGCAAAG GTTACAAGGGATCGAGCATTGCGAGATTGGGTGCTTGATGAAACTGCTGAAAACATGCATAGAAACTTTGGGTCAGGATACCCTGGAG ATCCTGAGACTAAGTCCTGGTTGGATGACCACAAACACTCAGTTTTCGGTTTCCCCACGCTAGTTCGGTTCAGCTGGGGAACTTGCACATCATACTCCAAACATCTTGTTGAAGTATTATG GGAATCTGATGCTGCTGATGAAGATGGTTTATCTGAAAGGACTCGTAAGCGGCAACTAAAGCTAACAAATGTTGGTTTTACTGCATCAAAGaggaaaagtgaagaaattgaatcaagTGGTAAAGGACGTTGCAAGTTTTTCCAGGCTCGTAAGCTTGAGCTGCTCTCTGAGTTTTGA